The DNA sequence GAAGAGACGTAAAACACTTATATGCGGATGTGGTGAAATTGGTATACACGCCAGACTTAGGATCTGGTGCCGTAAGGTGTGGAGGTTCAAGTCCTCTCATCCGCACCACCCTTTAAAATAGGGCTTCACAAGACTTTTAACAGTCACTTTAAGAAAACTTCAAAATAAATTTTTTACTACAAGCATTAAACTTCTATAAATATAAATTTTACATATTAGTTCGTCATTTTAAGTATATTATTGATCATTTTGAGACAAATGAAACAAAATGAAAAATATTGACAATTAATGAAACCCCCCCCCAACACACTAGAATTATGACAATTTTCTTTATGGTCTTTTGTTTCTAATTTTAATATCATTACCCCGTTCAAATTATTCAATGGGGTACCAAGTGTTTTTCACTCCCAAAGTGAAGGAAGTCAGCTTTGGCTTCCCGTTGAGTAATTCAACCGGAACATTTGGTACCTGTTCCTCGCTCAAACATATTTTTAGTTCAAAAAAAAATTGATAGGCGTATTATCAAGCGTCTGGTAAAGTAGATACTCTGTTTGAGAGCTATCATAGTTAATGCAATCAAAGCAGTACCCAAGTATTGAAAAAAGAGTAGAAATTGATACAGTTGCGGCTGGTTCTCACAGGGAAACTAAAAGAGGAATCGACTACACGCAGATAGTGGCGCTGTGGATGATACTATGCTCTCATCACCTTCTCATACTAGACCTAAACCAAAAACTCTAACATATTTGGCATGGAACAGACTGTACAGCACAACCGACAGTTGATAGTATGCTCTTGCCGAGCGTGAAAAAGGCGAAGAGGCGGAACGACCGACCGATCGAAACGATGGAATTATAGCATTTTGTATTATGTTTGCAAAATATATAAAATCGAGAGCTGAGCGCGCTTTTAGGAATTATAGGCGGGCTCCTTGGCGGCGGTGCGGCCGCCTTAGTTCCTGGAGTAGACGCTGCGGTAGGCGTTACGTTCAGTTATCAGGCGGCTAAAATACTTTTAATGACTCTACCAATCGTTGGTATTTTGATAGTCGGGATTTTGAGATTTACTATCATATTGATAAAAATCTTTGCTTTTCATTTTTTGAGTCTTTTTATCATGCCAATTATGTTTATGCAAAAAAACGTCGAGGCGATGGCTAAGTTTACGGTTAAGATACTAGCTACCATGCTTGAGATACCTATTTTTGTGCTGGCGGTCTGGTTGGCAATCACAGCAAACTCTTTAATTCATACTACAGGTATGGTTTTTGGGAAAACAGTCATGGGCGGGATGCTTGAGACTTCTTTGTCTCAGAATGCTACAGGTGGGAATATGCAAGTTGCAGGCGTTAACCTTACGAATTTGTTTACAGAGATGAAAATTTATTTCATAGACGGCTTTTTTGAAGTTGCGATCGCGGTATTTAGTATCGTGATTATTTACAAAATAATCATAAGCCTTCATACGGAGCTATTTCAGGCGATCGATCTTGCTTCAACAAGTGCTATTGATAATTCTATCGATAGCATGAGGACCGAAGCAGGCGGATGGGGTGCTAGGATCTAATCCTACACTCCATCATTTTTTTTCTTTGCCTCATAGGTGGCTTTCGCCTTCTCTTCTCTAATCTTACACGAAACACAGCGACTAAACTGCCATTAGCTCACTCTTCTTAGCATTGTACTCATCTTGCGTAATTGCGCCCTTCTGCAAAAGACCAAACCAGTAATCAAGATCTTTTTTGCCGCCATCAGCCACGGTAATCCCGTTAGCCACAAACGCCTTATGCTCTTTTGCAACTCTCTCGTTGATCTCCATCTGCTCAAGCTCTTCCCTGACGTTCTTATAAATACTCAACCCATGCTTACGACGAAATTTTCTTATGCTTCTTTCCACAAGAATTATCAAAAATAGTTTTAAAAAGAAAAAAGGTAGTGGCTCTGCTGCTGCTAATTTATCTTTTCTATGATATAATTCTTTTGCGATTAACACTTGTTAGAATTAATGGAGTGGCAAGGCTAAGAGATTAATTACCTCTTAGCCTTTTTTTTTGCCCTCCTAAATTCTAACAAGGGAGATTTTATGAATAAGCTGTTAATCGCATTACTGCTTATGTGCTTTTTTGCACCTATGTTAAATTAACATAGTCAAGGGGTTTATCCCCTTGTCTCCCAAATATCACTAATATCTTCAAAATAAATCTTCAAAGCTTCATTAATGCTATCCAAACTAACTTTAGCATATCTGCTAGTTATACTATACGATTGATGTCCTAATACTTTTGCGATAATGTCTTCTGTCACTCCTTTATTTATAAGAGTATTGCCTAAAATATGTCTCGTGTCATGTATCCTCATTTTTTCAACACCGGCTCTTTTATATACTTTAATCCAGTGTGATCTAAATGTATCATCTGTTACATGTGGCGTCTTTACCCCCTCAAATAAAAAACCTCTTTTTTTTATGCCGTACTCTTTTAAAAAAGCGACTAAAGGAGCGGATAAAGGATACTCATGTCGCTTTCTATTTTTTGATTTTTCAGCAGTAATAATATATGTGTTTAGATTATCATTTAAATTTATTTCCGTCCACTCTAGGGTAAGAGCCTCGTTTAATCTTCTACCTACGAATAAAAAGAGCATAATGCCTCTATATCTTAAATCTTCATAGTTCCATATCTCATAAAATAATCTTTTTCGCTGCTCGTCCGATAGTTCAAAATTCATAATATTTTGAACTTTTGGTATGGCTACTTTGAGGGCTGCATTTTTCATTAATATATCTAACTCTTCAATCGCATAATTAAAAACAGGTCTTAGTATCTGCTTTATGCTTTGAGCCGTTCTAGGAGCTAACCCTTGTCTTAGCATATCGTTTACAATCATTTGAATATCTGCTACTGTAATTTTATCGATATTGATATGTCCGATATTCTCTCTAATCCATTTGTCATATGTTT is a window from the Sulfurimonas crateris genome containing:
- a CDS encoding SHOCT domain-containing protein, encoding MSIYKNVREELEQMEINERVAKEHKAFVANGITVADGGKKDLDYWFGLLQKGAITQDEYNAKKSELMAV
- a CDS encoding tyrosine-type recombinase/integrase, whose product is MALQDQLIKINLDNLDTKGIYLKDKNSTFKAKEINKNDLKKIDYENIDIVLKFYFRNKQIKKTINFYNITGLHAVKNAVAKRNLLKDELLETGVIKKKDFKTLNDIFKVYMDLKSRTLSKENIYSTAKTYDKWIRENIGHINIDKITVADIQMIVNDMLRQGLAPRTAQSIKQILRPVFNYAIEELDILMKNAALKVAIPKVQNIMNFELSDEQRKRLFYEIWNYEDLRYRGIMLFLFVGRRLNEALTLEWTEINLNDNLNTYIITAEKSKNRKRHEYPLSAPLVAFLKEYGIKKRGFLFEGVKTPHVTDDTFRSHWIKVYKRAGVEKMRIHDTRHILGNTLINKGVTEDIIAKVLGHQSYSITSRYAKVSLDSINEALKIYFEDISDIWETRG